A genomic region of Pseudomonas abietaniphila contains the following coding sequences:
- the phhA gene encoding phenylalanine 4-monooxygenase: MSTQYVAREPDAVGFIDYPDAEHAVWNTLITRQLKVIEGRACQEYLDGIEQLNLPHDRIPQLGEINRVLDSTTGWQVARVPALIPFQTFFELLASKRFPVATFIRTEEELDYLQEPDIFHEVFGHCPLLTNPWFAEFTHTYGKLGLAASKEQRVYLARLYWMTIEFGLVETAQGRKIYGGGILSSPKETVYSLSETPEHQAFDPIEAMRTPYRIDILQPLYFVLPELKRLFDLAHEDIMGMVQTATQLGLHAPRFPPKTKAA; encoded by the coding sequence ATGAGCACGCAGTACGTCGCCCGTGAACCGGATGCCGTCGGGTTTATCGACTACCCCGACGCCGAACATGCGGTGTGGAATACGCTGATCACCCGCCAATTGAAGGTGATCGAAGGCCGCGCCTGTCAGGAATACCTCGACGGCATCGAGCAATTGAACCTGCCTCACGACCGAATTCCTCAACTGGGCGAAATCAATCGGGTGCTGGACAGCACCACCGGCTGGCAAGTCGCCCGCGTGCCCGCGCTGATTCCCTTCCAGACCTTCTTCGAACTGCTGGCCAGCAAGCGATTTCCCGTGGCCACGTTCATTCGCACCGAAGAAGAACTGGATTACCTGCAAGAACCCGACATCTTTCATGAAGTCTTCGGACACTGCCCGCTGCTGACCAACCCCTGGTTTGCGGAATTTACCCACACGTACGGCAAGCTCGGGCTGGCAGCCAGCAAAGAGCAACGCGTGTACCTTGCCCGCCTTTACTGGATGACCATCGAATTCGGGTTGGTTGAGACCGCCCAAGGGCGCAAGATATACGGCGGAGGAATTCTTTCCTCGCCGAAGGAGACCGTGTACAGCTTGTCCGAGACGCCTGAACATCAGGCCTTCGACCCGATCGAAGCCATGCGCACGCCGTACCGTATCGACATCCTGCAGCCGCTCTATTTTGTGCTGCCGGAGCTCAAGCGTCTGTTCGACCTCGCCCACGAAGACATCATGGGCATGGTCCAGACTGCCACGCAGCTGGGGCTGCATGCCCCTCGCTTCCCCCCTAAAACAAAAGCCGCCTGA
- a CDS encoding 4a-hydroxytetrahydrobiopterin dehydratase, with the protein MTSLNQAHCEACRADAPQVSEAELPELLRQIPDWNIEVRDGVMQLEKVFLFKNFKFALAFTNAVGEIAEAEGHHPGLLTEWGKVTVTWWSHSIKGLHRNDFIMAARTDEGAKGAEGRK; encoded by the coding sequence ATGACCTCCCTCAACCAAGCCCACTGCGAAGCCTGCCGCGCCGATGCGCCTCAAGTCAGCGAAGCCGAGCTGCCAGAGCTGCTCCGCCAGATTCCCGACTGGAACATCGAAGTCCGTGACGGCGTGATGCAGCTGGAGAAAGTCTTTCTGTTCAAGAATTTCAAATTTGCGCTGGCGTTTACCAACGCGGTCGGCGAAATTGCCGAAGCCGAAGGTCATCACCCCGGTCTTCTGACCGAGTGGGGCAAAGTGACCGTGACCTGGTGGAGCCATTCCATCAAAGGGCTGCACCGCAACGACTTCATCATGGCCGCCCGCACCGACGAGGGGGCCAAAGGCGCCGAGGGCCGTAAGTAA
- a CDS encoding MFS transporter has protein sequence MPDASSAATPRPIAVTLQVVSIVLFTFIGYLNIGIPLAVLPGYVHTDLGFGAVAAGLVISVQYLATLLSRPYAGRIIDTKGPKKAVIIGLFGCGLSGVFMLLAGWLDAWPMASLISLFIGRLVLGSAESLVGSGSIGWGIGRVGAANTAKVISWNGIASYGALAIGAPLGVLLVNAMGLWSMGVSIMLLAALGISLAWKKTPAPIVHGERMPFLHVLGLVLPHGTGLALGSIGFGTIATFITLYYASHTWPNAVLCLSLFGACFIGARLLFGNMINRIGGFRVAIACLSVEALGLLLLWLAPNPNLALAGAALTGFGFSLVFPALGVEAVNLVPAASRGAAVGAYSLFIDLSLGITGPVAGAVAAGFGFSSIFLFAALASLGGLGLSIYLYKQGKVMRDKAAPV, from the coding sequence ATGCCAGACGCTTCAAGCGCCGCTACACCCCGTCCTATCGCCGTCACGCTTCAGGTCGTTTCCATTGTTCTGTTCACGTTCATCGGTTACCTGAACATCGGCATTCCCCTAGCGGTGCTGCCAGGTTACGTCCACACGGACCTCGGGTTCGGTGCCGTGGCTGCCGGTCTCGTGATCAGCGTTCAGTACCTGGCGACGTTGCTCAGTCGCCCGTATGCCGGGCGCATCATCGACACCAAGGGGCCGAAGAAAGCCGTGATCATCGGCCTGTTCGGGTGCGGGCTGAGCGGCGTGTTCATGCTGCTGGCCGGATGGCTCGATGCCTGGCCGATGGCGAGCCTGATCAGCCTGTTCATCGGTCGTCTGGTGCTGGGTAGCGCCGAGAGCCTGGTGGGTTCGGGTTCGATCGGTTGGGGAATTGGCCGAGTGGGCGCCGCGAACACCGCCAAGGTGATTTCCTGGAACGGCATCGCCAGCTACGGCGCATTGGCCATCGGCGCGCCACTGGGCGTCTTGCTGGTGAATGCCATGGGGCTGTGGAGCATGGGCGTGAGCATCATGCTGCTGGCGGCGCTGGGGATTTCGCTGGCGTGGAAAAAGACGCCCGCGCCCATCGTGCACGGCGAACGCATGCCGTTCCTGCACGTGCTCGGTCTGGTGCTCCCGCACGGGACGGGCCTGGCACTGGGGTCCATCGGCTTCGGCACCATCGCGACCTTCATCACCCTGTATTACGCGAGCCACACGTGGCCGAATGCAGTGCTGTGCCTGAGCCTGTTCGGCGCCTGCTTCATCGGCGCGAGACTGCTGTTCGGCAACATGATCAACCGCATTGGCGGTTTCCGCGTGGCGATTGCCTGCCTGTCGGTCGAGGCGTTGGGCTTGCTGCTGTTGTGGCTGGCGCCCAATCCCAATCTGGCGCTGGCAGGCGCCGCGCTGACCGGTTTCGGCTTCTCGCTGGTGTTCCCGGCGCTGGGTGTCGAGGCCGTGAATCTGGTGCCCGCGGCCAGTCGAGGTGCGGCGGTGGGCGCGTATTCGCTGTTCATCGACTTGTCGCTGGGGATTACCGGTCCGGTGGCGGGCGCTGTGGCCGCAGGCTTCGGCTTCTCCTCGATCTTTCTGTTCGCGGCACTGGCCTCGCTCGGCGGGCTGGGGCTGAGCATCTACCTGTACAAACAGGGGAAAGTGATGCGGGACAAAGCGGCGCCAGTCTGA
- a CDS encoding amino acid aminotransferase, translating into MHFSQIQRVPDDPILGLIQAYANDPNPNKFDLGVGVYKDAQGLTTIPRAVKLAEQRLVDSQPTKTYIGGHGEPRFGTLICELVMGADSPLIKDKRVGATQTPGGTGALRLSADFIANCLPGKGIWLSDPTWPIHETIYAAAGLKVNHYPYVGSDNKLNVPAMLETLDTVPEGDVVLLHACCHNPTGFDLGHDDWREVLKIVKRRNLLPLIDFAYQGFGDGLQEDAWAVRLFAAELPELLITSSCSKNFGLYRERTGALLVCADSTDKLMDVRSQLSATARNLWSNPPDHGAAVVAEILGDPELKALWADEVEEMRSRIAQLRQGLVEALTPLGLGERFAHIGVQRGMFSYTGMSDDQVARLRKEHSVYMVAAGRANVAGIDATRLDALAAAFAAVCKD; encoded by the coding sequence ATGCATTTTTCACAGATTCAGCGTGTACCGGATGATCCGATCCTGGGCTTGATCCAAGCCTATGCCAACGACCCGAACCCGAACAAGTTCGACCTGGGCGTGGGCGTGTACAAGGACGCGCAAGGCCTGACCACCATTCCGCGCGCGGTCAAGCTGGCCGAACAGCGTCTGGTGGATTCGCAACCGACCAAGACCTACATCGGTGGCCACGGCGAACCGCGATTCGGCACGTTGATCTGTGAACTGGTGATGGGCGCCGATTCGCCGCTGATCAAAGACAAGCGCGTCGGCGCCACTCAGACGCCGGGCGGCACCGGCGCACTGCGCCTGTCGGCCGACTTCATCGCCAACTGCCTTCCGGGCAAGGGCATCTGGCTTAGCGACCCGACCTGGCCGATTCATGAAACGATCTACGCCGCGGCCGGTTTGAAGGTCAATCACTACCCGTACGTGGGCAGCGACAACAAGCTCAATGTTCCGGCCATGCTGGAAACACTGGACACCGTTCCGGAAGGCGACGTCGTGCTGCTGCACGCGTGCTGCCACAACCCGACCGGTTTCGACCTCGGGCACGATGACTGGCGCGAAGTGTTGAAGATCGTCAAGCGCCGCAACTTGCTGCCGCTGATCGATTTCGCCTACCAGGGTTTCGGTGATGGCTTGCAGGAAGACGCCTGGGCGGTCCGCTTGTTCGCCGCCGAACTGCCGGAACTGCTGATCACCAGCTCCTGCTCCAAGAACTTCGGCCTGTACCGCGAACGCACCGGCGCTCTGCTGGTGTGTGCCGACAGCACCGACAAATTGATGGATGTGCGCAGCCAACTGTCGGCCACCGCGCGCAACCTGTGGTCCAACCCACCGGATCACGGCGCCGCCGTCGTCGCCGAGATTCTGGGAGATCCGGAATTGAAAGCGCTGTGGGCCGATGAAGTCGAAGAAATGCGCAGTCGTATTGCGCAGCTTCGCCAAGGCCTGGTTGAAGCCCTGACCCCATTGGGCCTGGGCGAACGCTTCGCCCACATCGGCGTACAACGCGGCATGTTCTCCTACACCGGCATGAGCGACGACCAGGTCGCCCGCCTGCGCAAAGAACACAGCGTCTACATGGTCGCTGCTGGCCGTGCGAACGTTGCAGGGATTGACGCTACGCGGCTGGATGCATTGGCGGCGGCGTTTGCGGCGGTGTGCAAGGACTGA
- a CDS encoding sigma-54-dependent transcriptional regulator: MRIKVHCQNRVGILRDILELLVSYGVNVSGGEVGGEHGDAIYLRCPNLVNLQFQALVPKFEIIPGVFGVKRVGLMPSERRHMELNALLGALEFPVLSIDMSGSIVAANRAAAQLLGVRVDEVPGIPLSRYAEDFDLPQLVRANRSRINGLRVKVKGDVFLADIAPLQSEHEDSEAMAGAVLTLHRADRVGEHIYNVRKQELRGFDSIFQSSKVMAAVVREARRMAPLDAPLLIEGETGTGKELLARACHLASPRGQSPMMALNCAGLSESMAETELFGYGPGAFEGARAEGKLGLLELTAGGTLFLDGVAEMSARLQAKLLRYLQEGCFRRVGSDEEVYLDVRVICATQVDLSELCARGEFRQDLYHRLNVLSLHIPPLRECLDGLEPLVQHFLDQASRQIGCLLPKIAPAAMTRLGQYHWPGNVRQLENVLFQAVSLCEGGVVKPEHIRLPDYGAPQPLGDFSLEGGLEDIIGRFERAVLEQLYAAHPSSRLLGKRLGVSHTTIANKLKQYGVDKS; encoded by the coding sequence ATGCGCATCAAAGTGCACTGCCAAAATCGTGTCGGAATACTGCGCGATATTCTCGAATTGCTGGTTTCCTATGGCGTCAACGTGTCTGGCGGCGAAGTCGGCGGTGAACACGGCGATGCGATTTATCTGCGCTGCCCGAATCTGGTCAATCTTCAGTTCCAGGCCTTGGTGCCGAAGTTCGAAATCATTCCGGGTGTATTTGGCGTGAAGCGTGTGGGACTGATGCCAAGCGAGCGCCGGCATATGGAGCTGAACGCGCTGCTCGGCGCGTTGGAATTTCCGGTGCTGTCCATCGACATGAGCGGCTCGATCGTCGCGGCGAATCGCGCGGCAGCACAACTGCTCGGTGTGCGTGTGGATGAAGTGCCCGGTATTCCGCTTTCCCGCTACGCCGAAGATTTCGATCTGCCCCAATTGGTGCGCGCCAACCGTTCGCGCATCAATGGCCTGCGGGTGAAGGTGAAGGGCGACGTTTTCCTTGCCGACATCGCACCATTGCAATCCGAGCACGAAGACAGCGAGGCCATGGCCGGCGCGGTGCTCACCCTGCATCGCGCGGACCGCGTGGGTGAGCACATCTATAACGTGCGCAAGCAGGAGTTGCGGGGTTTCGACAGCATCTTCCAGAGCTCGAAAGTCATGGCGGCGGTGGTGCGCGAGGCACGCCGCATGGCGCCGCTGGACGCCCCCCTGTTAATAGAGGGCGAAACCGGGACAGGCAAAGAGTTGCTGGCGCGTGCCTGTCATCTGGCCAGCCCGCGCGGGCAGTCGCCCATGATGGCGCTCAATTGCGCGGGCCTGTCCGAGTCGATGGCAGAAACCGAGCTGTTCGGTTACGGGCCGGGTGCCTTCGAGGGCGCGCGGGCCGAGGGCAAACTCGGCCTGCTGGAACTCACGGCGGGTGGAACACTGTTCCTGGACGGTGTCGCGGAAATGAGCGCGCGCTTGCAGGCGAAACTGTTGCGTTATCTGCAAGAGGGCTGCTTTCGCCGGGTTGGCAGCGATGAAGAGGTGTACCTGGACGTGCGGGTGATCTGCGCGACTCAGGTGGATCTTTCGGAGTTGTGCGCGCGCGGCGAGTTTCGCCAGGACCTTTATCACCGGCTTAATGTGCTGTCATTGCACATCCCGCCCCTGCGTGAATGCCTCGACGGTCTGGAGCCTCTGGTGCAGCACTTCCTCGATCAGGCGAGTCGGCAGATCGGATGCTTGCTGCCGAAGATCGCCCCGGCCGCGATGACCCGCCTCGGTCAGTACCATTGGCCCGGTAATGTGCGGCAGCTGGAAAACGTGCTGTTTCAGGCGGTCTCGTTGTGCGAGGGCGGGGTGGTGAAGCCCGAGCACATTCGTCTGCCGGATTATGGCGCGCCACAACCGCTCGGGGACTTTTCGCTGGAGGGCGGGCTGGAAGATATTATTGGCCGCTTCGAGAGAGCCGTACTTGAACAACTCTATGCGGCGCATCCGAGCAGTCGATTGTTGGGTAAACGACTGGGCGTTTCTCATACCACGATCGCCAACAAGTTAAAGCAGTATGGCGTGGATAAAAGTTAA
- a CDS encoding DUF2790 domain-containing protein encodes MKAALVVMALCGLSTMAMAEESNAKVAVQQQRVEQYTYSTHLDIAKVISVDEVPNVCSVVPQHMTYEDSQGKRHVLEYQVMGNGCSNG; translated from the coding sequence ATGAAAGCTGCACTGGTTGTAATGGCTCTTTGTGGTTTAAGCACCATGGCTATGGCGGAAGAATCAAACGCCAAAGTCGCCGTTCAACAGCAACGCGTCGAGCAATACACCTACTCGACGCATCTGGACATTGCCAAAGTCATCTCCGTGGACGAAGTGCCCAACGTCTGCAGCGTCGTGCCACAGCACATGACGTACGAAGATTCCCAAGGCAAGCGCCATGTACTGGAATACCAGGTCATGGGCAACGGGTGCAGCAACGGATAA